One Lysinibacillus fusiformis genomic window carries:
- the metH gene encoding methionine synthase — MAKHLIEEQLEKRILILDGAMGTMLQNENLSAEDFGGEELDGCNENLVLTRPDVLEKVHRKYLEAGADIICTNTFGGTPLVLNEYNLGTKAQEINKRAVEIARKVVDKFSTQEWPRFVAGAMGPTTKTLSVTGGITFDELEENFYVQAKALIEAGADLLLLETSQDMLNVKAGTLGVSRAFENTKKEIPVMISGTIEPMGTTLAGQTIDAFYISIEHIKPLSVGLNCATGPEFMTDHIRSLAELSTGYISCYPNAGLPDEEGCYHESPESLSQKLKGFAEKGWLNIVGGCCGTTPAHIAAIREAIKDEKPRQLPEATHGHVVSGIEPLVYDDSMRPLFIGERTNVIGSRKFKNLIIDGKFEEAAEIARAQVKNGAHVIDICLANPDRDELADMRGFMQEVVKKVKVPLVIDSTDEKVIEEALKFSQGKAIINSINLEDGEERFDAVMPLVKKYGGSLVVGTIDEQGMAVDRQRKLEIAERSYQLLTEKWDLAPEDIIFDPLMFPVGTGDEQYIGSALETIEGIRLIKEKMPRALTVLGVSNISFGLPPVGREVLNAVYLYHCTLAGLDYAIVNTEKLERYASIPEEEIKLANDLLFNTNDETLAVFTDFYRDKKKEKTEEDIPKTVEGRLAYYILEGTKEGLIEDLDAAREIYDAPLDIINGPLMEGMAEVGRLFNDNQLIVAEVLQSAGVMKAAVAHLEQFMEKDEESAGKGKMVLATVKGDVHDIGKNLVDIILSNNGFKVVDLGIKVTPAQLIEAVRKEKPDFIGLSGLLVKSAQQMVITAQDFKEAGIDVPILVGGAALSRRFTETKIANEYDGPVIYSKDAMQGLEQANLLMGTETRKNFLAEIADSRQKRLEADEKRAARPVKEVTVKPVRTVQDASVFLPADVRRHVKKDYSVSHLYPYVNMRTLLGHHLGLKGQVQQLLEAGDSRATELKDLVDDYLQSDLLKPSGMYQFFPAQADGDDVVVYDPADSKTEIERFTFPRQQVEPFMCLADFLKTVESGEMDYIALMVVTAGQGVMATARQLKEQGKFLESHALQSTALELAEGFAERMHQEIRDQWGFSDATDFTMRDRFAAKYQGQRFSFGYPACPNLEDQEKLFGLLKPEDIGVQLTEGFMMEPEASVSAIVFAHPDARYFNV; from the coding sequence ATGGCTAAGCACTTAATTGAAGAGCAACTAGAGAAAAGAATTTTAATTCTTGATGGCGCAATGGGTACAATGCTACAAAATGAAAACTTATCAGCAGAAGATTTCGGTGGTGAGGAGCTTGATGGTTGTAACGAGAATCTTGTGCTAACAAGACCAGATGTACTGGAAAAGGTTCATCGGAAATATTTAGAAGCAGGTGCAGATATTATTTGTACAAATACGTTTGGTGGTACACCACTCGTTTTAAACGAATATAACCTCGGCACTAAGGCGCAAGAGATTAATAAACGTGCTGTGGAAATTGCTCGTAAGGTTGTGGATAAGTTTTCGACACAAGAATGGCCACGTTTTGTGGCGGGGGCAATGGGGCCGACAACCAAAACATTATCCGTAACCGGCGGTATTACATTTGATGAGTTAGAGGAAAATTTCTATGTTCAGGCGAAAGCTTTAATAGAAGCAGGTGCAGATCTTCTTTTACTTGAAACGAGTCAGGATATGCTGAACGTAAAGGCTGGGACACTAGGCGTGTCACGTGCCTTTGAAAATACTAAAAAAGAAATTCCAGTGATGATTTCAGGTACGATTGAACCAATGGGAACAACACTTGCTGGTCAAACAATTGATGCATTTTATATTTCAATTGAGCATATTAAGCCTTTATCAGTTGGCTTAAACTGTGCAACTGGTCCAGAGTTCATGACAGACCATATTCGTTCACTTGCAGAGCTTTCTACTGGCTATATTAGCTGTTATCCAAATGCAGGTTTACCGGACGAGGAAGGTTGTTATCATGAATCACCAGAATCACTTTCGCAGAAATTAAAAGGCTTCGCAGAAAAAGGTTGGCTAAATATTGTCGGTGGTTGTTGTGGGACTACACCAGCGCATATTGCAGCTATCCGCGAGGCGATAAAAGATGAAAAACCTCGTCAATTACCTGAAGCGACACATGGGCATGTTGTATCTGGTATCGAGCCATTAGTCTATGACGATTCCATGCGACCATTATTTATTGGCGAGCGTACGAATGTTATCGGCTCTCGTAAATTTAAAAACTTAATTATAGATGGTAAGTTTGAGGAAGCAGCAGAAATTGCCCGTGCGCAGGTGAAAAATGGCGCGCATGTTATTGATATTTGTTTAGCAAACCCCGACCGAGATGAATTAGCAGATATGCGTGGTTTCATGCAAGAGGTCGTGAAAAAGGTGAAAGTGCCACTTGTAATTGACTCAACAGATGAAAAAGTGATTGAGGAAGCGTTGAAATTCTCTCAAGGTAAGGCCATCATCAACTCCATTAACCTTGAGGATGGCGAGGAACGTTTTGATGCGGTTATGCCACTTGTGAAAAAATATGGTGGCTCATTAGTTGTCGGTACAATTGACGAACAAGGTATGGCGGTAGATCGTCAGCGCAAGTTAGAAATTGCCGAACGTTCTTATCAATTATTGACGGAGAAATGGGATCTGGCACCAGAAGACATTATTTTTGATCCGTTAATGTTCCCAGTTGGTACAGGGGATGAGCAGTACATTGGTTCAGCACTTGAAACAATTGAGGGAATTCGACTCATCAAAGAAAAAATGCCAAGAGCATTGACAGTGCTCGGTGTTAGTAATATTTCATTCGGTTTACCCCCAGTAGGTCGGGAGGTTTTGAATGCCGTCTATCTATATCACTGTACACTAGCTGGCTTAGATTATGCGATTGTCAATACGGAGAAATTAGAGCGCTATGCGTCGATTCCTGAAGAGGAAATAAAGCTTGCTAATGATTTATTATTCAATACGAATGATGAAACACTTGCAGTATTCACCGATTTTTATCGCGATAAGAAGAAAGAAAAAACTGAAGAGGATATTCCAAAAACAGTGGAAGGTCGCTTAGCTTACTATATTTTAGAGGGTACAAAGGAAGGGCTAATTGAAGATTTAGACGCTGCTCGTGAAATTTATGATGCACCACTTGATATTATTAATGGGCCATTAATGGAAGGGATGGCTGAGGTAGGTCGCTTATTTAACGATAATCAGCTCATCGTGGCGGAAGTTCTACAATCGGCAGGTGTTATGAAGGCAGCAGTAGCGCATCTTGAGCAATTCATGGAAAAAGATGAAGAAAGCGCAGGCAAAGGTAAAATGGTACTTGCAACTGTAAAAGGCGATGTGCATGATATCGGTAAAAACTTAGTTGATATTATTTTAAGTAACAACGGCTTTAAGGTAGTGGATCTTGGTATCAAAGTTACACCGGCGCAGTTAATCGAAGCTGTTCGCAAGGAGAAGCCTGATTTTATAGGACTTTCTGGCCTTCTTGTAAAATCTGCACAACAAATGGTTATTACCGCACAAGACTTTAAAGAAGCGGGTATTGATGTCCCAATTTTAGTAGGTGGCGCAGCATTGTCTCGTCGCTTTACAGAAACGAAAATTGCTAACGAATATGATGGCCCTGTTATTTATTCTAAGGATGCGATGCAAGGTTTAGAGCAAGCAAATCTATTAATGGGAACTGAGACTCGAAAGAACTTCTTAGCTGAAATTGCAGACTCGCGTCAAAAACGATTAGAGGCCGATGAAAAACGCGCGGCTCGCCCTGTGAAAGAAGTAACGGTTAAGCCTGTACGTACAGTACAAGATGCGAGTGTTTTCTTACCAGCGGATGTTCGTCGCCATGTGAAAAAAGATTATTCTGTGTCGCATTTATATCCTTACGTGAATATGCGCACATTACTTGGTCACCATTTAGGCTTAAAAGGGCAAGTACAACAATTATTAGAGGCTGGGGATTCTCGTGCTACAGAACTAAAAGATTTAGTAGATGACTATCTGCAAAGCGACTTACTGAAACCATCAGGCATGTATCAGTTCTTCCCAGCACAAGCAGACGGTGATGATGTAGTAGTTTATGATCCAGCAGATAGTAAAACGGAAATTGAGCGTTTTACATTCCCACGTCAACAAGTTGAGCCATTTATGTGCCTGGCAGATTTCTTAAAAACAGTAGAAAGTGGCGAAATGGATTATATAGCACTCATGGTTGTAACGGCTGGACAAGGTGTGATGGCAACGGCACGACAGTTAAAAGAACAAGGGAAATTCTTAGAAAGTCATGCACTACAATCAACGGCTCTTGAATTAGCAGAAGGTTTCGCTGAGCGAATGCATCAAGAAATTCGTGACCAATGGGGATTCTCTGATGCAACAGACTTCACAATGCGTGACCGTTTTGCCGCGAAATATCAAGGACAGCGTTTCTCATTTGGCTACCCAGCGTGTCCAAACTTAGAAGATCAAGAGAAATTATTCGGCTTATTAAAGCCAGAGGATATTGGCGTTCAGCTAACAGAGGGCTTTATGATGGAGCCAGAAGCATCTGTGTCAGCGATTGTGTTTGCACATCCAGATGCACGATATTTCAACGTGTAA
- a CDS encoding bifunctional homocysteine S-methyltransferase/methylenetetrahydrofolate reductase has product MGLLEKLKTHVLTADGAIGTVLYGYGLEYCHEEMNVQRPELIEKIHREYIAAGADIIQTNTYGANAIKLARYGLETRVQQFNEAAITIAKRAAAEGGQFVLGTIGGIRGIRKSDATLEEILMTVEEQATVLLAGNPDGLLLETYYDFEELTATLSMLRTKTNLPIIAQVSMHEPGVLQNGMTLNHALHELETLGADVVGVNCRLGPHHTIQAFEGVELPDKAFMSAYPNASLLDVEDGRVVYESEADYFGRAAVALRDQGVRLIGGCCGTTPKHIAAAKKYLEELAPVEEKYAKPEKVEIVREAEPATYEPLHEKVKRERSIIVELDTPRHLEIDGFMNGAKKLYDAGADVVMMADNSLASPRISNVAMGALLKGTQGIRPLTHITCRDRNLIGLQSHLMGLNALGIHDILAVTGDPTKVGDFPGATSVYDVSSMELIQLIKQLNEGVSFSGKPLRKKANFSVAAAFNPNVRVLDRAVARLEKKIEHGADYFISQPVYTKEKIVEIYEATKHLDAPIYIGIMPVTSYKSAEFLHHEVPGIKLSEDALARMKACGDDKDRATLEGIEIAKELAEVAAEYFNGIYLITPFLRYDMTLELMQYIEQLDEQKKGVRIDG; this is encoded by the coding sequence ATGGGATTGCTTGAAAAGTTAAAAACACATGTCTTAACAGCAGATGGTGCAATAGGCACTGTACTATATGGTTATGGTTTGGAGTACTGCCACGAAGAAATGAATGTACAACGACCAGAATTAATTGAAAAGATTCATCGTGAATATATTGCGGCTGGTGCTGATATTATCCAAACCAATACATACGGTGCCAATGCGATTAAATTAGCTCGATATGGCTTAGAAACACGTGTCCAGCAGTTCAATGAAGCAGCGATTACGATTGCCAAGCGTGCAGCAGCAGAGGGTGGACAATTTGTACTTGGTACAATCGGAGGAATCCGTGGTATTCGTAAAAGTGATGCAACCTTAGAAGAAATTTTAATGACTGTTGAAGAACAGGCAACAGTGTTACTTGCAGGTAATCCAGACGGCCTTTTACTAGAAACGTACTATGATTTTGAAGAGTTAACAGCAACATTATCCATGCTACGGACAAAAACAAATTTACCGATTATTGCACAAGTATCGATGCATGAGCCTGGTGTATTGCAAAACGGGATGACATTAAATCATGCTTTACATGAGTTAGAGACACTTGGTGCTGATGTTGTTGGTGTTAACTGTCGATTAGGCCCACATCATACAATTCAAGCATTCGAGGGGGTAGAGCTTCCTGATAAGGCATTTATGTCAGCATATCCGAATGCTTCTCTATTAGATGTGGAGGATGGGCGTGTCGTATATGAGTCAGAAGCAGATTACTTTGGTCGAGCGGCAGTGGCTCTACGAGATCAAGGCGTACGTTTAATCGGGGGTTGTTGTGGGACGACACCTAAGCATATTGCCGCAGCTAAAAAATACTTAGAGGAGCTAGCGCCTGTTGAAGAAAAATACGCAAAGCCAGAAAAGGTTGAAATCGTTCGTGAGGCAGAACCCGCAACGTATGAGCCGTTACATGAAAAGGTCAAACGTGAGCGTTCTATCATTGTGGAATTAGATACACCAAGACATTTAGAAATTGATGGTTTTATGAATGGGGCCAAAAAGCTCTATGATGCAGGCGCTGATGTGGTGATGATGGCGGATAATTCTTTAGCATCCCCGCGTATTAGCAATGTTGCGATGGGCGCCTTGCTTAAGGGAACACAAGGTATACGGCCACTGACGCATATTACATGCCGCGACCGTAATTTAATTGGTCTGCAATCGCATTTGATGGGCCTAAATGCACTCGGGATTCATGATATTTTAGCAGTTACTGGGGATCCGACGAAGGTAGGCGATTTCCCAGGTGCCACAAGTGTTTATGATGTATCCTCAATGGAACTTATACAACTTATTAAGCAGTTGAATGAAGGAGTATCATTCTCTGGGAAGCCACTTCGTAAAAAGGCAAACTTCTCGGTAGCGGCAGCGTTCAATCCGAATGTACGTGTATTGGACCGTGCAGTGGCACGATTGGAGAAGAAGATTGAACATGGTGCAGATTATTTCATTTCACAGCCTGTGTATACAAAGGAAAAAATCGTAGAAATTTATGAGGCAACGAAACATTTAGACGCACCGATTTATATTGGAATTATGCCGGTTACGAGCTATAAGAGTGCAGAGTTTTTACACCATGAAGTGCCAGGCATTAAATTATCTGAGGATGCATTAGCGCGTATGAAGGCTTGTGGTGACGATAAGGATCGTGCCACGTTAGAAGGAATTGAAATTGCAAAAGAATTAGCAGAAGTAGCGGCAGAATATTTCAATGGTATTTACTTAATAACACCGTTTTTACGCTATGACATGACGCTAGAGTTGATGCAATATATAGAACAATTGGATGAACAAAAAAAAGGGGTACGTATAGATGGCTAA